AAAACAAGATTGATGGAAATCATCTTCAACAAGGTGCAAAAAGCCAGACATGAGGGATCAATCTCAATGTCGAAAGCATATCGATTGGTTTTCTGAGAAAGAATATTTTCCCGTGATACAAGCCGTGTTCCATGAATGAACACACCGATCAAACGGGCTAAAAATGCACTGAATGAATCATTTTCAATGGCATTCGCAAGATTTTGAAGAAACGTCCGATCATCGCCGGTGTATTCGTCTTCCTTGTCGTCCATCCAATTCAATATTTTCTTCATGGTGATGAAACCAGCTCGAATACCGTCATCAATGTCATGAATGGAATACGCGATATCATCAGCCCAATCCATTATCCGGCATTCAAGAGACTTGAAAGAATTCAGGTCTAATTCAGAATCAAAAAGCGAAGAAATAGAAACATCAGGACTGACAAAATCCAAAATATCCTTTTGAAAATCATAAATGAAATGATTCACCTTGGCTTCAGAATCCCCAAATAACACCTTGTATTTGAGCATTCCATCAAGAAAAGCCCGCGTCGGATTCATGCCGGACCATTGAGTTTTATCACGATAAAACAGATCGACCAAAATCCGCAAATTCTGCGCATTCCCCTCGAAACCGCCAGAATCGAACATCAAATCATTGAGAATATGCTCCCCGGCGTGCCCAAAAGAGGGATGGCCGATGTCATGCGCCAAACAAATTGATTCGACGAGATCCTGATCAATTCTAAAATGATCGGACAATTGATCGGACGATCTATTGAGATGATTCACGATGGATCGGCCAATCTGAGAAACTTCCATGGAATGCGTGAGTCGGGTTCGATAAAAATCGAACTCACCGGAAAGAAAAACCTGTGTCTTGTTTTGCAAACGACGAAAAGCCGGAGAATAGATAATACGGTCCCGGTCCTGTTCAAACGGTGTGCGACCTTTGCTATTTTTGGACTGTCCCCGCCCGATCCATTCTGTGTCAAAATCCGTATAAAAACTGTTCTGCACGAGTCCTCCTGACCGTTGTCACCATCATGGAAAAAGAAAACCCCTTCCGGACAACCGAAAGGGGCATTGTGAACAGCGTAAAAAGTTACCCTAAATCAGGTATCTTACCAGCATTTTCACGCGCCCCGCTCCCAGCGGAGAGCTTTTTTTCAAGCGCGTTGAAAAGACGGGAAAAAGAAAACGTCAATGTCAAATAGATGCAACCGGCTCCAACAAGGAACGGAACATATGTGTAATATCGTGCTCCGAGAACTTTTGCAGAATACATCAACTCAGCGACACCAATGGTGGAAATGAGTGATGAATCCTTGAGCAAAACGATCAATTCATTGCCCAAAGGTGGAATCATACGCCGCAAGGCTTGTGGCAAAATGACATGGATCATAGCCTGCACATGACGCAAACCGGTACTCCGAGCCGCCTCCATCTGTCCTGTATTGATAGATTGAATTCCAGCTCTGATGATTTCTGCATTGTATGCGCCACTATTGATCCCAAGAGCAACCATACCAGTGACCAGCGGGTCCGGTGAAATCCCCTCACCCGTGATCATCATGTAAATTTGCGGGAAACCGAGGTAAAAGAAAAAGATCTGCAACAGCATCGGAGTGCCGCGAATAATCTGAATGTATGCGTCTGCGACAACACGGATATAAAACCGACGGCTGATGCGGCATGTCCCGGCAAGAACACCGAGAATAAGTCCCATGGCGAGCGCACCAATAGTCACTTCAAGAGAAGCCGCCGCGCCCTTGAGAAGCATGTCGTAATGTTTGAAAACCAGGGAGAAGTCCACTATTGGCTCCTGAAAAGACAAGCCGGGAGAGAAAATATCTCTCCCGGCAAAGTTATATTAAAGATTCCACTTCTTGACGAGAGCGTCATACGTTCCGTCTTTTTTGACGGCATCCAATGCTTCATTCAAAGCATTGAGCAAAGGATCGTTCCCCTTACGGGAAATGATTGCAAATTCTTCGTAGGAAAGCGGATCACCAGCACGCTTGAACGTGCCCTGCTTCATGTATTCGTCAGCAACGGACAGATCAGCAACAACAGCATCAGCAGCCTTGTTCCGCAACATCATGAAAGCGATGTTGTAGCTCTCAGGCTTGATAACTTCGGCACCTTCAATCTTGTCGGCCTGCTGCTCGCCGGTCGTTCCCAACTGAACGGCAATCTTTTTGCCTTTCAGATCAGCGGCGGACGTAATGTCAGACTCAGGACGCGTTACAATAACCTGGCCATTGGCAATGTACGGAGCGGAAAAACTGACCTGCTTGGCACGATCAGGCGTCACACTGAAACCGGACATACCCATATCGACCTGACCGGACTGGACAGCGGTGACGATAGCGGCAAATTCCATGGTGACCCATTTGATCTTCAAGCCCATTTTTTCTGTCATGGCTTTCAGCAAATCAATATCAAAACCAACACGTTCGCCACTGTCTCCAATGGATTCAAACGGAGGATAATCAGGGCTGTTTCCAACAGAAATGACACCAGCAGCTTGAACTTTTTCCAACGTGGTTCCCGCAAAAGCGGAAACAGACAACATGCCGACCAGCATGGCGACAGCCATGACGGCAACCACATTCATCCTACAGATTTTCATGCCTTTCTCCTTCTCAAATTGAATGTCATATTCAAACCATATGGGCCTGAATGAAAAATATAGCAACCTGGCGACTACTCCACAATCCCAGCCATTAACGGGCCAATTTTCCGTGTCGTTCCCGGATCTGCCGTATCCAGAATCTCCAGAATTCGACCACGATAAATAACTGCGATCCGGTCGGCAAGTTGTAAAGCTTCGTTTAAATCGCCCGTCACAAGTAAGACGCCAGCCATGGCTCTGGCTTCGAGGAGCCGCTTCCAGACTTCTTCTGTCGCGGAAACATCCAGCCCCTGCGTCGGCTGTTCGGCAACAATCAAACGAGGTTCACGATATAATTCACGCGCAAGTACCGCTTTTTGCAGATTCCCGCCGGAAAGCTGCCAAGCCAACGCATGAATACGGCCCGGACGGATATCAAACTTCTTGATAAGATCGATAGTATCCTTGGCCGCTTTCTTTTTGTCCAGCAACCATCCTTTGGCAAATCCTTTGCGCGTGGTCAATAAAAGGTTGTCCACAAGGTTTTGATTCGGCAACGTCGCAAGCCCCAAACGGTCTTCGGGGATGTAGCACATGGATCGATTCCATGTAGATTCGGCAAAAAACTGCCGCCAGGGCTGCCCCATGATAAAAACTGTATCCACAGGTGGTTTAGTCAGTCCCGTCACAGCCTCAACCAAACTTTTCTGCCCATTCCCCGCAACGCCGACCAACGCGACGACTTCACCCTGGTGCACATTCAAATCGACTTCGGACAATCCCAACCCGGTCAGATTCCTGATATCCAGGACACTCTCACCGTGTTCGACCGGCTCCCGATCAACTTCAAGCAACACTTCCTTGCCCACCATCCGCGAGGCCAGATCAGCCTTGGATTCAATGGTATTCGGGTCCAGCTCACCTTCGATTTTTCCTCGCCGCAAAATGGCAATTTCATCAGCGATTGCAATAACTTCTTCGAGTTTATGACTGATAAAGACAATGGCTTTGCCCTGTTCCGTCATCCGCCATAAAGCCTTGAACAAGGTGACAATTTCTTCCGGTGTCAAGACCGCAGTGGGTTCATCAAAAATCAGGATACGACTTTCGCGATACAGCAACTTCAAAATTTCAACGAGCTGTCTTTCGCCCATGGACAAATCGGAAATACGCGCAAATGGATCAATGTCCATGTCATATTTCTCAGCCAATGCCACAACCCGTTTGGCCATTTCTCGACGATTGACAAAAAAGCCGCCTTCCTGTCCCAACAAGACATTCTCGGTCACAGTCATGGAATCAACCAACATGAAATGCTGATAGACCATGCCGATTCCCGATGCAATTGCATCTCTGGACGATGAAAATCGCACGGGGTTTCCGTCAATCTCAATGGTCCCTTCATCCGGCTTATACCGACCGGCTAGCATGGACATCATGGTGGATTTTCCCGCACCGTTTTCGCCAAGCAAAGCCTTGATACGACCAGGATAGACATCGAGCGTGATGGAATCATTCGCCACGACTTTACCAAACCGTTTGGTCAATCCCTTAAGTCGGACAACCGGAACTTCTCCGGGTTCAATAGGACGGCTGGGAACAGGTCGAACAAAGTTGAAATCAGGCACGCCTATCCCTCCGGCTCGATATTGGTCCCGAGAGCCGCAGGGCCATCAACACGACGACCTCGCCACGCGGACAGAATAAGGACAAAAATAGTCAACAAATACGGAAGCATCAATAACAAAGAGGAAGGAAGATTTGTTCCGTAGGCTTGTAGGCGAAGCTGAAAGGCCATGACGCCTCCAAAAAGGTAGGCACCAACAACCGCCCGACCTGGCCGCCAAAAAGCGAAAATAACCAGTGCGACAGCGATCCACCCACGCCCACCGGACAAACCGTTTGTCCACAGGTGTGTGTACGCGAGCGAAAGATACGCACCGCCCAAACCGATAAGAAAACCGCCTGTCAAAACGGCAAAATATCGTAATGCAATGGGCTTCAATCCCGCAGCCGCAGCCGCCGCTGGCATTTCTCCTGTGGCCGTGACATGCAGCCCGAGACTTGTTCGCTTGAAGAAGAACCAAAATATAAACGGAATGACAAACGAGATATACACCAGCATGTCATGCTTGAAAAAGATGTCGCCGATCATCGGGATCTGCGACAAGACAGGGAAATCAAACGGGGTAAAACCAGGTGCGGACAACCCGACATACGGAACACCGAGATAATGCGTCAATCCAGTACCGAGAATGGTCAAAGCCAATCCCGAGACAACCTGATTACCAAGACAGGAAATACAGACAAAGGCGTGCAATGAGGCAAAGGCCATGCCACAGATTCCCCCTGCCAAAAAGCCCAACCAAGGCGACCCAGTGGCCAGACTCGTCCAAAAAGCCGCCAAGGCGGCTACAGACAGAATGCCTTCAACGCCGAGATTCAGCACGCCGCCCTTCTCGGTCATCATCTCACCCAAAGTTGCATACAAAATGGGGGTGCCGGATTGTACGGTCGCGGCAAAAAGCGGTATCAAAAATTCCCACATACGTTTAATCCTGCCTTTGCTTGCGTTCCAAGGTGTATAAAAGGAAGAACTGTCCGGCCAAAACCGTCAACAAAATCATCCCCTCCATAATCACACCGAATGCCGCAGGAATTTGCAATTCAAGCTGCAAATTTTCTACGCCCACACGCAACGCCGCCAGTAAAAAGGACGCAAAGGCAATATTCAAGGGTTCAAGACGAGCCAACCAGGCAACAACAATGGCGGTATATCCATATCCGACGATCAAACTCGGCTGCAATCGGTTCAAAACCGCAGATGTCTCAATACATCCGGCAAATCCGGCAAATCCACCGGACAGGAACATGACAAACATGACCAACAATCCGTACCGAATCTTGGCATATTTTGCGACACGCGCCCCTTCGCCACTTGCCTGCAACTCAAAACCAAGTCGGGTGAAACGCATGAACGCCCAGAGTCCGATTCCAACGATCGCGCAGAAAAGCAGTCCCCAATGAACTCGGTTGCTCCCGATATGAGGGATAATGGCATTGACCGAAAATTCAGGCGTCATGGGGAACCCAAAACTGGCCGGGTCTTTCCAGACACCAAAAACCAGATAGTCGAGCAGGAGTATTGCGATATAGTTGAGCATCAACGTGGAAATAATCTCGTTGACGCGCAGCTTCAACTTGAGAAAAGCGGGGATAAATGCCCAGATGCCGCCAAAAACAAACGCCATCAAAAACATGAGTGGCAACAAGACCACTCCAGGCAAATTGGGAAATAACAAGGCAGCCCAGGTTGCGCCAATAGCGCCAAGGGCAAACTGTCCTTCCGCACCGATGTTCCAGATCTGCATACGGAAGGCCACAGCGACCCCCAGTGAACAGAGGAAAAGCGGAATAGCCTTGAGAAGTGCGCCTTCCAAAGCCCAAAGGTTTCCGAAACTTCCCTGCCACAGGACCATCATCCCGTGCAGTGCGTCCTTGCCCTGTCCCTCGATGAGTAATGCACTCACAAAAAGGGAAAAGAGCAGGGCGCCCAAGAATACAACCAGGGCGCCCCACTTCCAGGGTTCATCTCTTTTTCGTATTTTCAGAGGCATGTGCCGTACTTATTTTATGGTACCGACAACGCCTTCAACAAACCACATCATGTCATGCAGCTGGGCGTCGGTGAGTTTTTCGCCTTCGGCGACTTTGAGCGCACCGCTCTGATCCTTGATCGGACCGACAAAACAAATGTCATTGCCTTCGATCAATTCAGCCCGCTTGGCCATGACCGTGCTCTTGACATCTTCCGGAACCATCGGTCCCATCGGAGCGATATCAACAACGCCTTCGTGCATGGACCACCACAGGGATTCGTTGCCCTTCCAGGAACCATCACGGACCTGTTCCATCGTCTTGGTGTACACCGGGCCCCAGTTCCAGATAGCGGATGTCAGATGCGCCTTGGGAGCAAAAGAGGACATGTCGGAGTTGTAACCAACAGAGTAAACACCAGCTTCTTCAGCGGCTTCCTGCGGTGCAGGAGAATCCTGATGCTGGGCGATAACGTCACAACCTGCGTCAAGCAACGACTTGGCAGCGTCTTTTTCCAAAGCAGGATCGTACCAGGTCTTTGTCCAGACAACGCGGACTTCGACATCCGGGTTCATCTCACGGGCACCGAGCGTGAAAGCATTGATACCACGAATAACTTCGGGAATGGGGAACGCACCCACATAGCCAAGTTTGTTGGTCTTGGACATGGCACCAGCCACCATACCAGTCAGATACCGGGCCTGATACACACGACCAAAATAGTTGGTCACGTTCTCGGCTTTCTTGAAACCGGAGCAATGCATGAATTTGACATTCGGAAATTCCTTGGCAACCTTCATGATCGGATCCATGTATCCGAAACTGGTTGCGAAAATGATATCAAAACCCTTACGAGCCATGTTCCGAATGACACGTTCGGAATCAGCACCTTCAGGGACGGATTCGACAAACGAAGTCGTGGCCCAATCCAAGCCATCCACCGTCTGACGACCCAAGTCGTGCGAATAGGAGTAACCGGCATCACCGATCGGGGAAACATACACGAATCCGGCCTTGAGCGTTTTCGCTTCTTCAGCGGCAGGAGCAGTAGCTTCCTCGGTTTTTGCAGGCTCTTCGGCCTTTTTCTCCTGAGGAGCTTCGCCGCAGGCAACCAGCGACAGGAGCAACGCCATACACATGGCAGAGACTCCAAACAGTTTCAGCATTCTTTTCATGAGGACCTCTCCGTTAGCGATTAACTATCTTTAAACTCTATCTCAGCTCATCAAATCGGGCAAGACTCGAAGGAAACAGCCGAGAGTTATCAGCATGGATATAAAAATTTTAGTCGTCGTCAGAAACCTGGGCAATGGGTTCAACAAACTGGGAACCGGCATCCCAAGGAAATAAAATCCAGGTATCCTGACTCACTTCCGTAATATAAGTATCGACCAAAGGCCGACCTTCAGGCTTGGCGTACACTGTGGCAAATTGTGCCTTGGGGACCATGTTCCGAACTATTTTTGCGGTTTTCCCCGTATCCACGAGGTCATCGACAAGCAGCCACCCTTCTCCGTCACACTCAACCTGCTTGAGGATATTCGCTGCCCCTTGTTCTTTCCAATTATACGAAGAGAGACAAATCGTATCAATCAGATGAATATCCAGTTCGCGAGCAATGATTGCTGCCGGGACCAACCCGCCACGAGTGATGGCCAGAATGCCTTTCCATGGTCCCTTTTCAACGAGTCTCCAGGACAAGGCCCGACAGTCTCGATGCAGTTGCTCCCAGGAAACCGGAAACATCTTCTGGTATCTACTTTTATTCCCCATAATGAAACATCTCCTGCATGTACTTTTCAACGGAAGAGGCTTTCTACCCGTATCAAACCGCTTAATCAAGCATATTTCATGCGTAAAATGCACCTTATCGCATCAACCGTTGATTCCCATAGAATCCGGCTCCATATAACCCGCTCTCTTCATTGCAATTGAGACGGATGGGCACAGTGTGCAAAAAATCTTCATAAATATGTGAATTATGGAACTCTTCCAAGAAATCCGATGCGGTGACAAACATGGGATTCTTGGCGGCAATACCTCCGGCAATAAAAAGGCCACCGCGAGACATGACGCCGATGGCCCAATCCCGACACACTCTGGCATAGAACCGGGCGTACCATCGGGTGGTGCTATCGTTTATTGTAATGGACGCCGAAATTGCTTCGGGCGTCAAATCTTCGCCAGTGAGATATTTGTGAACCAAATGCAATCCCAACCCGGTCACGACAGAGTCCCCTTCCGGCCAATGTCGTCCACTTTCCCGTTGATTGAATGCGGCATACTGCATCTCTTCGGCACCCACAAAGGGAAATGTCATGTGCCCTCCCTCAAAAGGTAGAGCGCTCCACCCGCAAAGCGAGGGGAGCAACGCAGAATAGCCCAGACCTGTTCCAGCCCCGATCACGCCAATGGGATCCCCGTCAAGAGCGTGACCTTCTTGAATAACCGTGGCATTGTCCACGGCTGAAGTTCGGCACGCATAGGCTTGCGCGGCAAAATCGTTGATCACACACACAGTGTCCGTTCCGAAATCAATATCACGAATATCAATCCCCCAAGACGCATTGGTCAAACGAGGACAAGAGACGCCGCCGACAACGGCCCCGGCCACGGCAAAAACAGCACTTTCAAAATCGCCTGGACACGCGGAAAAACGACTGCTCCACAATTGCTCCAAAAGATGCGGAAACGACCGGGCACTCTGGGTGGCCAGCCAAATGGAGTCCACCATCTCGAAACCATCATCCGTGGTTTCAAAAAGTGCGAACCGACTGTTCGTCCCGCCAATATCCGCAGCCAAAATCTTCGCCATTGGTACAAAACCTCCCGTCTGCGGGACACTATCATAATCAGTCAAAAAGAAAAGGAGCCCGAAGACTCCATTTTTTGTGCCAAAAATTGAATCTGACTAGGCCGCTTCCGTAGCCTTGTCTTGCGCTTGGGTAGCGGACGGCATGTCCTCGATGTCAACGGGCTGATGTTTTTTCTGCACGTATTTTCGGGTGATTTTCCGCAACGTTTCCGTCTTGCCTTCGCGTTCACTTGGGCTAAGAAAAGACGCCAGTTTTCGTTCCAACTTATATGAATTCTGTTCCGTACTGATAGCGACAATCCCCTCCAAGACCAACTTTTGATTCACCAATTCAGCCCGAGTCGAAAAATTAATATTTTCGGCAATGGGAGAAAAAACCAGATTGCTCAAAATCAAACCATACAACGTTGAAATAAATGCAACAGGAATACTCTTCAAAATGACGGCGGTGTCATTTATTCCCATGAGCAAACCGATCAAACCGATCACACTTCCCGCCACGCCAAAGGCCGGAGCCATTCGGGCAAGTGTTTGGAAAAAACGTTCACTCTGCTGACGGCGCAGATTGAAAAAGGCCATCTCCGCATTCAGGCATTCACGAATTTCATCTTCCTTGTAATTATCAACAAGCAGAATCAACCCATTTTTCATGAATGAACTGGTATCACTGGCCTTTGACCGTTCCAGCGACAAAATGCCATCGACCTTACTTTTGACGGAAAGGTCCAACAATGTATTGACGATCGATTCTGCTGAAATATGTTTGGATGTATATATTTTTCTGGCAACCTTGCAGGCATCCTTCACATGCCGCACCGGGTAGCTTAACAGCGTGGCGGCAACAAGCCCGGACACGACAACCAAAAACGCGGCAACGTTGAAATAGGCTCCGGCCGCTCCGGTCAACATAAAACTACAAATAAAAACAAGAAGGCTTATCACCACGCCAATGACATTTTTCCTACTCATGACTGTACTCCACGCACTCAACGTTGCTGTGCAATGACGATTTCAACTCGCCGATTCTGTATTTTGTTGGCTTCTGAGGTATCCGGCACTTCCGGCTGATATGCCCCTCGGCCAGTGACGACAACCCGTTCGGGAACAATCCCGAATTGGGTAATGAGAA
Above is a genomic segment from Pseudodesulfovibrio sp. JC047 containing:
- the dgt gene encoding dGTP triphosphohydrolase; amino-acid sequence: MQNSFYTDFDTEWIGRGQSKNSKGRTPFEQDRDRIIYSPAFRRLQNKTQVFLSGEFDFYRTRLTHSMEVSQIGRSIVNHLNRSSDQLSDHFRIDQDLVESICLAHDIGHPSFGHAGEHILNDLMFDSGGFEGNAQNLRILVDLFYRDKTQWSGMNPTRAFLDGMLKYKVLFGDSEAKVNHFIYDFQKDILDFVSPDVSISSLFDSELDLNSFKSLECRIMDWADDIAYSIHDIDDGIRAGFITMKKILNWMDDKEDEYTGDDRTFLQNLANAIENDSFSAFLARLIGVFIHGTRLVSRENILSQKTNRYAFDIEIDPSCLAFCTLLKMISINLVFYTPQVHQLEYKGGRILREIFTVMEDEYITKKNPEYRLLPAHYHKALKKHDVVGKRRMLCDYISGMTDGFVVRTYKRLFDPEFGSINDLV
- a CDS encoding MotA/TolQ/ExbB proton channel family protein, with translation MSRKNVIGVVISLLVFICSFMLTGAAGAYFNVAAFLVVVSGLVAATLLSYPVRHVKDACKVARKIYTSKHISAESIVNTLLDLSVKSKVDGILSLERSKASDTSSFMKNGLILLVDNYKEDEIRECLNAEMAFFNLRRQQSERFFQTLARMAPAFGVAGSVIGLIGLLMGINDTAVILKSIPVAFISTLYGLILSNLVFSPIAENINFSTRAELVNQKLVLEGIVAISTEQNSYKLERKLASFLSPSEREGKTETLRKITRKYVQKKHQPVDIEDMPSATQAQDKATEAA
- a CDS encoding ABC transporter permease; this encodes MPLKIRKRDEPWKWGALVVFLGALLFSLFVSALLIEGQGKDALHGMMVLWQGSFGNLWALEGALLKAIPLFLCSLGVAVAFRMQIWNIGAEGQFALGAIGATWAALLFPNLPGVVLLPLMFLMAFVFGGIWAFIPAFLKLKLRVNEIISTLMLNYIAILLLDYLVFGVWKDPASFGFPMTPEFSVNAIIPHIGSNRVHWGLLFCAIVGIGLWAFMRFTRLGFELQASGEGARVAKYAKIRYGLLVMFVMFLSGGFAGFAGCIETSAVLNRLQPSLIVGYGYTAIVVAWLARLEPLNIAFASFLLAALRVGVENLQLELQIPAAFGVIMEGMILLTVLAGQFFLLYTLERKQRQD
- a CDS encoding basic amino acid ABC transporter substrate-binding protein, producing MKICRMNVVAVMAVAMLVGMLSVSAFAGTTLEKVQAAGVISVGNSPDYPPFESIGDSGERVGFDIDLLKAMTEKMGLKIKWVTMEFAAIVTAVQSGQVDMGMSGFSVTPDRAKQVSFSAPYIANGQVIVTRPESDITSAADLKGKKIAVQLGTTGEQQADKIEGAEVIKPESYNIAFMMLRNKAADAVVADLSVADEYMKQGTFKRAGDPLSYEEFAIISRKGNDPLLNALNEALDAVKKDGTYDALVKKWNL
- a CDS encoding BMP family ABC transporter substrate-binding protein, which gives rise to MKRMLKLFGVSAMCMALLLSLVACGEAPQEKKAEEPAKTEEATAPAAEEAKTLKAGFVYVSPIGDAGYSYSHDLGRQTVDGLDWATTSFVESVPEGADSERVIRNMARKGFDIIFATSFGYMDPIMKVAKEFPNVKFMHCSGFKKAENVTNYFGRVYQARYLTGMVAGAMSKTNKLGYVGAFPIPEVIRGINAFTLGAREMNPDVEVRVVWTKTWYDPALEKDAAKSLLDAGCDVIAQHQDSPAPQEAAEEAGVYSVGYNSDMSSFAPKAHLTSAIWNWGPVYTKTMEQVRDGSWKGNESLWWSMHEGVVDIAPMGPMVPEDVKSTVMAKRAELIEGNDICFVGPIKDQSGALKVAEGEKLTDAQLHDMMWFVEGVVGTIK
- a CDS encoding amino acid ABC transporter permease encodes the protein MDFSLVFKHYDMLLKGAAASLEVTIGALAMGLILGVLAGTCRISRRFYIRVVADAYIQIIRGTPMLLQIFFFYLGFPQIYMMITGEGISPDPLVTGMVALGINSGAYNAEIIRAGIQSINTGQMEAARSTGLRHVQAMIHVILPQALRRMIPPLGNELIVLLKDSSLISTIGVAELMYSAKVLGARYYTYVPFLVGAGCIYLTLTFSFSRLFNALEKKLSAGSGARENAGKIPDLG
- a CDS encoding ABC transporter ATP-binding protein — translated: MPDFNFVRPVPSRPIEPGEVPVVRLKGLTKRFGKVVANDSITLDVYPGRIKALLGENGAGKSTMMSMLAGRYKPDEGTIEIDGNPVRFSSSRDAIASGIGMVYQHFMLVDSMTVTENVLLGQEGGFFVNRREMAKRVVALAEKYDMDIDPFARISDLSMGERQLVEILKLLYRESRILIFDEPTAVLTPEEIVTLFKALWRMTEQGKAIVFISHKLEEVIAIADEIAILRRGKIEGELDPNTIESKADLASRMVGKEVLLEVDREPVEHGESVLDIRNLTGLGLSEVDLNVHQGEVVALVGVAGNGQKSLVEAVTGLTKPPVDTVFIMGQPWRQFFAESTWNRSMCYIPEDRLGLATLPNQNLVDNLLLTTRKGFAKGWLLDKKKAAKDTIDLIKKFDIRPGRIHALAWQLSGGNLQKAVLARELYREPRLIVAEQPTQGLDVSATEEVWKRLLEARAMAGVLLVTGDLNEALQLADRIAVIYRGRILEILDTADPGTTRKIGPLMAGIVE
- a CDS encoding ABC transporter permease; this encodes MWEFLIPLFAATVQSGTPILYATLGEMMTEKGGVLNLGVEGILSVAALAAFWTSLATGSPWLGFLAGGICGMAFASLHAFVCISCLGNQVVSGLALTILGTGLTHYLGVPYVGLSAPGFTPFDFPVLSQIPMIGDIFFKHDMLVYISFVIPFIFWFFFKRTSLGLHVTATGEMPAAAAAAGLKPIALRYFAVLTGGFLIGLGGAYLSLAYTHLWTNGLSGGRGWIAVALVIFAFWRPGRAVVGAYLFGGVMAFQLRLQAYGTNLPSSLLLMLPYLLTIFVLILSAWRGRRVDGPAALGTNIEPEG
- the gpt gene encoding xanthine phosphoribosyltransferase; translation: MGNKSRYQKMFPVSWEQLHRDCRALSWRLVEKGPWKGILAITRGGLVPAAIIARELDIHLIDTICLSSYNWKEQGAANILKQVECDGEGWLLVDDLVDTGKTAKIVRNMVPKAQFATVYAKPEGRPLVDTYITEVSQDTWILFPWDAGSQFVEPIAQVSDDD
- a CDS encoding glucokinase gives rise to the protein MAKILAADIGGTNSRFALFETTDDGFEMVDSIWLATQSARSFPHLLEQLWSSRFSACPGDFESAVFAVAGAVVGGVSCPRLTNASWGIDIRDIDFGTDTVCVINDFAAQAYACRTSAVDNATVIQEGHALDGDPIGVIGAGTGLGYSALLPSLCGWSALPFEGGHMTFPFVGAEEMQYAAFNQRESGRHWPEGDSVVTGLGLHLVHKYLTGEDLTPEAISASITINDSTTRWYARFYARVCRDWAIGVMSRGGLFIAGGIAAKNPMFVTASDFLEEFHNSHIYEDFLHTVPIRLNCNEESGLYGAGFYGNQRLMR